The following DNA comes from Tachypleus tridentatus isolate NWPU-2018 chromosome 9, ASM421037v1, whole genome shotgun sequence.
GAGTGTTGTCAATGACCAGTTTCCTACGATCATACAGAGTTTTGTCCATACGCAAGTCCACTTTACAAAGATCATCCTTTTTTCTGCAATGCAGACGAGTTTTCATCCATTCCTTGTGTTTTTCGGTGGAAGTTTCATCCTCCCCAACTGGCTTTTCACACAAGTATTGCTTTAATCCATATAGCCTCTGTTCTGAGATGTGGTTTGGAGATGGGGTTTCATCTGTTGCAGTTCTCGTCTTTTTCCTTCTTTCTTGGACTATAGGCAATGATGAATCCTTCCGCTGGAATTTCTGACG
Coding sequences within:
- the LOC143227046 gene encoding uncharacterized protein LOC143227046 produces the protein MRLRQKFQRKDSSLPIVQERRKKTRTATDETPSPNHISEQRLYGLKQYLCEKPVGEDETSTEKHKEWMKTRLHCRKKDDLCKVDLRMDKTLYDRRKLVIDNTPVNEFIEHYTFLVALPA